Proteins encoded together in one Deinococcus reticulitermitis window:
- the tdh gene encoding L-threonine 3-dehydrogenase, with protein sequence MRALAKEKTEPGIWLVETEVPTPGPNDLLIRVRKSSICGTDVHIYKWDDWARATIPVPMVVGHEYVGEVVALGSEVRGFAVGDRVSGEGHVTCGHCRNCRAGRRHLCRNTLGVGVNRPGSFAEYLVLPAFNAFKLPADIPDDIAAIFDPFGNAVHTALQFDLVGEDVLITGAGPIGVMAAAVARHVGARHVVITDVNEYRLDLARRMGVTRAVNVAEEDLWQVATEELGMTEGFDVGLEMSGSGVAFAQMVRTMNNGGKIALLGIPSGEVSIDWNAVIFKMLTIKGIYGREMFETWYKMAALIQSGLDLTPVITHHFPIAEFQRGFDVMLSGQSGKVILDWDA encoded by the coding sequence ATGCGCGCCCTCGCCAAAGAAAAAACCGAACCTGGCATCTGGCTCGTCGAGACCGAAGTGCCGACTCCTGGCCCCAACGACCTGCTGATCCGGGTCCGCAAGTCGAGCATCTGCGGCACCGACGTCCACATCTACAAGTGGGACGACTGGGCGCGGGCCACCATTCCCGTGCCGATGGTGGTCGGCCACGAGTACGTCGGTGAGGTGGTGGCGCTGGGCTCGGAAGTGCGGGGGTTTGCGGTGGGCGACCGGGTAAGTGGGGAAGGGCACGTCACCTGCGGGCACTGCCGCAACTGCCGCGCGGGCCGGCGTCACCTGTGCCGCAACACGCTCGGGGTGGGGGTCAACCGCCCCGGGTCTTTTGCGGAGTACCTCGTGCTGCCGGCCTTCAACGCCTTCAAGCTGCCGGCAGACATCCCCGACGACATTGCCGCGATCTTCGATCCTTTTGGCAACGCCGTGCATACCGCGCTGCAATTTGACCTGGTGGGGGAAGACGTGCTGATCACCGGCGCCGGCCCCATCGGCGTGATGGCGGCGGCGGTCGCGCGGCACGTTGGCGCGCGGCACGTGGTGATCACCGATGTCAACGAGTACCGCCTCGACCTCGCGCGGCGCATGGGGGTGACCCGCGCCGTGAATGTGGCAGAGGAAGACCTCTGGCAGGTCGCCACGGAGGAACTCGGCATGACCGAGGGCTTTGATGTGGGCCTGGAGATGAGCGGTTCGGGCGTGGCCTTCGCGCAGATGGTCCGGACGATGAACAACGGCGGCAAGATCGCCCTGCTCGGCATCCCCAGCGGCGAGGTCAGCATCGACTGGAACGCCGTGATCTTCAAGATGCTGACCATCAAGGGCATCTACGGGCGCGAGATGTTCGAGACCTGGTACAAGATGGCGGCCCTGATCCAGTCGGGCCTCGACCTCACTCCGGTGATCACCCACCATTTTCCCATCGCTGAGTTTCAGCGGGGCTTTGACGTCATGCTGAGTGGACAGAGCGGCAAGGTCATCCTCGACTGGGACGCCTGA
- the ftsH gene encoding ATP-dependent zinc metalloprotease FtsH: MKRLNPWIIVLLVLGLYLMLSNIPGSGRYTVNYNEFKDLLGQGQVERVVVAEGNAQVTLKAPRTVTVSTAQGDVERENVRDVVVRLPGSAATPDQSLLTELERQNVNFKFNAPSQWGAILFNFLPILLLIGMMYFFFMRAQGGQSGVMQFGQSRAKKYGKENRVPTKFTDVAGHEEAKRELVEVVDFLKNPAKYHQIGAEIPKGVLLVGPPGTGKTLLARAIAGEADVPFFSVSASEFMEMFVGVGASRVRTLFEDARKSAPAIMFIDEIDSIGRKRGAGIGGGHDEREQTLNQILSEMDGFDKTSSVIVLGATNRPDVLDPALLRPGRFDRQVTIDLPNLKEREAILKVHLRNKPLGEGVDVPEIAKSTPYFSGADLKNVTNEAALEAARLSKTKIDMSDFYRALDKITLGLENGSLTISDQEKKAIAYHEAGHAVTAAVIPGSDKLQKVSIIPRGRALGAAFYLPEEQVLMSKERLENQLVVALGGRAAEEVFMGNVTSGAADDFRKATNIARKMVLEWGMGENFKNMALTTDSGPVFLGEDMAKPKMFSEHTSQLVDEDVKRILNHAYDRALTIVTEYKQAMHDVAEALLSQELITGDVVREAVARVGGAAQPQPAPTPTT; the protein is encoded by the coding sequence TTGAAACGACTTAATCCCTGGATCATCGTGCTGCTGGTGCTTGGACTGTACCTCATGCTGTCCAACATCCCCGGTTCGGGGCGCTACACGGTGAATTACAACGAATTCAAGGACCTGCTGGGCCAAGGTCAGGTCGAGCGGGTGGTGGTGGCCGAAGGCAACGCCCAGGTGACTCTCAAGGCGCCGCGGACGGTCACGGTGAGCACCGCGCAGGGCGACGTCGAGCGCGAGAATGTGCGCGACGTGGTGGTCCGGTTGCCCGGCAGCGCCGCAACGCCCGACCAGAGCCTGCTCACCGAGCTTGAGCGCCAGAACGTCAACTTCAAGTTCAATGCGCCGAGCCAGTGGGGCGCGATCCTCTTCAACTTCCTGCCGATCCTGCTCCTGATCGGGATGATGTACTTCTTCTTCATGCGCGCGCAGGGCGGCCAGAGCGGCGTGATGCAGTTCGGGCAGTCGCGGGCCAAGAAATACGGCAAGGAAAACCGCGTCCCCACCAAGTTCACCGACGTGGCCGGGCACGAGGAAGCCAAGCGCGAACTCGTGGAGGTCGTGGACTTCCTGAAAAACCCCGCCAAGTACCACCAGATCGGCGCCGAGATTCCCAAGGGCGTGCTGCTCGTCGGCCCTCCCGGGACCGGCAAGACCCTGCTCGCGCGCGCGATCGCCGGAGAAGCCGACGTGCCGTTCTTCTCGGTGAGCGCGTCGGAATTCATGGAGATGTTCGTGGGCGTGGGTGCGAGCCGCGTGCGCACGCTGTTCGAGGATGCCCGCAAGAGTGCCCCGGCGATCATGTTCATCGACGAGATCGACTCGATCGGGCGCAAGCGCGGCGCCGGCATCGGCGGCGGCCACGACGAGCGCGAGCAGACCCTCAATCAGATCCTCAGTGAAATGGACGGCTTCGACAAGACGAGTTCGGTGATCGTGCTGGGCGCCACCAACCGCCCCGACGTGCTCGACCCCGCGCTGCTGCGCCCGGGCCGCTTCGACCGTCAGGTGACCATCGACCTGCCCAACCTCAAGGAAAGAGAAGCGATCCTCAAGGTGCACCTGCGCAACAAGCCGCTCGGCGAGGGCGTGGACGTGCCGGAAATTGCCAAGAGCACGCCGTACTTCTCGGGCGCCGACCTCAAAAACGTGACCAACGAGGCCGCCCTCGAAGCCGCGCGCCTGAGCAAGACCAAGATCGACATGAGCGACTTCTACCGCGCGCTCGACAAGATCACGCTGGGACTCGAAAACGGCAGCCTCACCATTTCCGACCAGGAAAAGAAGGCCATCGCCTACCACGAAGCCGGGCACGCCGTGACCGCCGCCGTGATTCCGGGATCCGACAAGCTCCAGAAGGTTTCCATCATTCCGCGCGGGCGGGCGCTCGGCGCCGCCTTTTACCTCCCCGAGGAGCAGGTGCTGATGAGCAAGGAGCGGCTGGAAAACCAGCTCGTCGTGGCCCTCGGAGGGCGCGCCGCCGAGGAAGTCTTTATGGGGAACGTGACCTCGGGCGCCGCCGACGATTTTCGCAAGGCGACCAACATCGCGCGCAAGATGGTGCTCGAGTGGGGCATGGGCGAGAATTTCAAGAACATGGCCCTGACCACCGACTCGGGTCCTGTCTTTCTCGGCGAGGACATGGCCAAGCCCAAGATGTTCAGCGAGCACACCTCGCAGCTCGTGGACGAGGATGTCAAGCGCATCCTGAACCACGCCTACGACCGCGCGCTCACCATCGTCACCGAGTACAAGCAGGCGATGCACGACGTGGCCGAGGCCCTGCTGAGCCAGGAGCTGATCACCGGCGACGTGGTCCGCGAGGCGGTGGCCCGGGTGGGCGGCGCCGCGCAACCCCAGCCGGCCCCCACTCCGACCACCTGA
- a CDS encoding N-acetylglucosamine kinase produces the protein MTAPAPLDPPTVLGLDAGGSGTKWALRRGEERLGGGRVSPLTALTLPTPAGAAALAELCAALPGVPSRLHAGMPGLSAGSPQAAQAREHLAAALGLPPERVTVEGDLDLAYRAHLAPGEGVLIYAGTGSIAYHASAEGRVVRAGGRGYRIGDDGGGASLGRAALRWATDALDFGGEARGPLAEEIAAITGGLDWPALRDFTYAAPGASALARLAPAVGRAADRGDDAALGMLAQAATSLAELGRRVAGQVGEGALVATGGAMRVSPLFPEYLRRELPSVRVQWRDHAEEAARRPPPLPNVSGD, from the coding sequence ATGACCGCTCCTGCCCCTCTCGACCCACCAACGGTCCTGGGGCTCGACGCCGGGGGCAGCGGCACGAAATGGGCCTTGCGACGCGGCGAGGAGCGGCTGGGCGGGGGACGGGTCTCCCCACTGACGGCGCTGACGCTGCCCACCCCGGCGGGCGCGGCGGCATTGGCCGAACTGTGCGCCGCGTTGCCGGGGGTTCCGAGTCGGCTGCACGCCGGGATGCCGGGTCTGAGCGCCGGGAGCCCGCAGGCCGCGCAGGCCCGTGAGCACCTGGCCGCCGCGCTCGGACTCCCGCCTGAACGGGTGACGGTGGAAGGCGACCTCGACCTCGCCTACCGCGCGCACCTGGCGCCGGGAGAAGGGGTGCTGATCTACGCGGGCACCGGGAGCATCGCCTACCACGCCTCAGCGGAGGGCCGGGTGGTCCGGGCCGGTGGACGCGGCTACCGCATCGGGGACGACGGCGGCGGCGCGAGTCTGGGACGGGCCGCGCTGCGCTGGGCGACCGACGCCCTGGACTTTGGCGGGGAGGCGCGCGGCCCCCTCGCCGAGGAGATCGCCGCCATCACGGGGGGACTCGACTGGCCGGCGCTGCGGGACTTTACCTACGCGGCGCCCGGGGCCTCGGCCCTCGCGCGGCTGGCCCCCGCCGTCGGGCGCGCGGCGGACCGGGGGGACGACGCGGCGCTCGGGATGCTCGCGCAGGCGGCAACCTCCCTCGCCGAACTCGGGCGGCGGGTGGCCGGGCAGGTGGGCGAGGGAGCCCTCGTCGCCACGGGCGGCGCGATGCGCGTCAGCCCCCTCTTCCCTGAATATCTCAGGCGCGAGCTTCCCAGCGTGCGGGTACAGTGGCGTGACCACGCCGAGGAAGCAGCCCGGCGCCCTCCACCACTGCCTAACGTTTCCGGGGACTGA
- the murQ gene encoding N-acetylmuramic acid 6-phosphate etherase has product MTDPRRTEQPHPDFADLDILDMPDLVRALAEDQRLAVEAVVRAAPALARVVEGALPRLAGGGRLLYVGAGTSGRLGVLDATELTPTFSWPPERAVALIAGGDRAIREAVEGAEDDFGAGARDVRAAGAGELDVVLALAASGTTPYVLGAVEAARAAGAFTVGLANNPGTPLLTAADCAVLLDTGPEPISGSTRLKAGTAQKVALNTLSSALMVRLGKVYGNLMVDVRATNAKLEARALRLVCHATGEDEDAAQRALAEAGGSVKTAIVMLRLGVGAAEAVARLEAAAGHARAALGESLLGEQRGEPFSPRKR; this is encoded by the coding sequence ATGACTGATCCCCGCCGCACTGAGCAGCCCCATCCCGACTTCGCCGACCTCGACATCCTGGACATGCCGGACCTCGTGCGCGCGCTCGCCGAGGACCAGCGCCTCGCCGTAGAAGCCGTGGTGCGCGCCGCCCCGGCCCTCGCGCGGGTGGTGGAGGGGGCGCTGCCCCGGCTGGCGGGCGGCGGGCGGCTGCTCTACGTGGGGGCCGGCACGAGCGGGCGCCTCGGCGTGCTCGACGCGACCGAGCTGACGCCGACCTTCTCGTGGCCGCCCGAGCGTGCCGTCGCCCTGATCGCCGGGGGGGACCGGGCGATCCGGGAAGCCGTGGAGGGCGCGGAGGACGACTTCGGAGCGGGAGCGCGCGATGTGCGGGCGGCGGGCGCCGGTGAGCTGGACGTGGTGCTCGCCCTCGCCGCGAGCGGCACGACGCCCTACGTCCTCGGGGCGGTGGAGGCGGCGCGGGCCGCCGGGGCCTTCACGGTGGGCCTCGCCAACAATCCTGGCACGCCGCTGCTCACGGCTGCCGACTGCGCGGTGCTGCTCGACACCGGCCCCGAGCCGATCAGCGGCAGCACCCGCCTCAAGGCGGGCACGGCGCAGAAAGTCGCGCTGAATACCCTATCGAGCGCCCTGATGGTGCGCCTCGGCAAGGTTTACGGCAACCTGATGGTGGATGTGCGCGCCACCAACGCCAAGCTCGAAGCCCGCGCCCTGCGCCTCGTGTGCCACGCGACGGGCGAGGACGAGGACGCCGCGCAGCGCGCGCTCGCAGAGGCCGGGGGCAGCGTCAAGACCGCCATCGTGATGCTGCGGCTGGGGGTGGGGGCCGCGGAGGCGGTCGCCCGACTGGAGGCGGCGGCAGGACACGCCCGCGCGGCCCTGGGAGAATCGCTGCTGGGGGAACAGCGCGGCGAGCCGTTCAGTCCCCGGAAACGTTAG
- a CDS encoding anhydro-N-acetylmuramic acid kinase, whose amino-acid sequence MNAGPPRVLGLMSGTSADGIDAALLELPGWPALGTGEAFPALPGGVPRGRVTAHTFTPYPPELRAWVLRAMRGETDTADLAQLHWALGEALAAAARPLADRADLIATHGQTVAHHPRPDPARGWERSATWQLGEAAVIAEVTGRPVVADFRPADLAAGGVGAPLVPFADWALYAEEGVDRALLNVGGLANLTWLPGTDAAGVIAFDTGPGNCLIDEVAARAGLPYDEDGRLAAQGTPDAKTLGCWLAHPELAAAPPKATGREVWTLEHWPAAGLSLPDLAATATLLTARTVAGALRFLPRRPQEVVIAGGGARNPTLYALLAEELAPVPLRTFADLGWDACGLTDATREAAAFAFLGYCRAQGWPNTLPRTTGARRAALAGKLLLPAPPFLQDPHD is encoded by the coding sequence GTGAACGCTGGCCCGCCGCGCGTCCTCGGGCTGATGAGCGGCACGAGCGCCGACGGCATCGACGCGGCGCTTCTCGAATTGCCGGGGTGGCCGGCGCTCGGAACCGGGGAGGCATTTCCTGCTCTCCCGGGCGGCGTTCCCCGGGGCCGGGTCACGGCGCACACCTTCACCCCTTACCCGCCTGAGCTGCGCGCCTGGGTGCTGCGGGCGATGCGCGGCGAGACCGACACGGCGGACCTCGCTCAACTGCACTGGGCGCTTGGGGAGGCGCTGGCCGCAGCCGCCCGCCCGCTGGCCGACCGAGCCGACCTGATCGCCACGCACGGGCAGACGGTGGCGCACCACCCCCGCCCTGACCCGGCGCGCGGCTGGGAGCGCTCGGCCACCTGGCAACTCGGGGAAGCGGCGGTGATCGCCGAAGTGACCGGGCGACCTGTCGTCGCTGATTTCCGCCCCGCCGACCTCGCGGCGGGAGGGGTGGGGGCGCCGCTCGTGCCGTTCGCCGACTGGGCGCTGTACGCGGAGGAAGGGGTAGACCGGGCGCTGCTCAACGTCGGCGGCCTCGCCAACCTGACCTGGCTGCCCGGCACCGACGCGGCGGGCGTGATCGCCTTCGACACTGGCCCCGGCAACTGTTTGATCGACGAGGTGGCCGCCCGCGCTGGCCTCCCCTACGACGAGGACGGGCGGCTCGCGGCGCAGGGGACGCCAGACGCCAAGACTTTGGGCTGCTGGCTCGCGCATCCCGAACTCGCCGCCGCGCCGCCCAAGGCCACCGGGCGCGAGGTCTGGACGCTGGAGCACTGGCCGGCAGCCGGGCTCTCCCTGCCTGATCTCGCCGCTACCGCCACCCTTCTCACGGCCCGCACCGTGGCCGGGGCGCTGCGGTTCCTGCCCCGCAGGCCGCAGGAGGTGGTCATCGCCGGCGGCGGCGCCCGCAACCCCACCCTGTACGCGCTGCTCGCCGAGGAACTCGCGCCCGTGCCGCTGCGGACCTTCGCGGACCTCGGCTGGGACGCCTGCGGCCTGACCGACGCGACCCGCGAGGCCGCCGCCTTCGCTTTCCTCGGCTACTGCCGCGCCCAGGGCTGGCCGAACACGCTGCCCCGGACGACCGGCGCCCGCCGCGCCGCGCTCGCCGGCAAACTGCTGCTTCCCGCCCCCCCTTTCCTTCAGGACCCGCATGACTGA
- a CDS encoding GntR family transcriptional regulator, producing MPRVAALPRVVPAPAPASVAALPGPPWRLTPDPMSAAPVYVQLAQGWRERIEGGSLPGGAAFPAERELARLLGVSRVTVRQALALLEDEGLLRRKQGSGTFVEAPRSASRPLGLLSSFTDEVRARGARPGAQVLRFENALPTPHEALTLGLAPTERVYRVRRLRSSDGEALAVEESTLPAALIGPLSPEDVTDASLYALLGARGVQPARAVRHLRALNAEAELAGLLGVEPGAALLATERVSWTGQGQAVEYARAWYRGDRSNFVMELRGDAE from the coding sequence ATGCCCAGAGTCGCGGCCCTCCCCCGAGTCGTGCCCGCGCCGGCGCCGGCGTCCGTGGCGGCGCTCCCCGGTCCGCCCTGGCGGCTGACGCCTGACCCAATGAGCGCGGCGCCGGTGTACGTCCAACTCGCCCAGGGCTGGCGGGAACGCATCGAGGGCGGAAGCCTGCCCGGCGGCGCGGCCTTTCCCGCCGAGCGCGAACTCGCGCGCCTGCTGGGGGTTTCGCGGGTCACGGTGCGTCAGGCGCTCGCCTTGCTCGAAGACGAGGGGCTGCTGCGGCGCAAGCAGGGCAGCGGCACCTTCGTCGAGGCCCCGCGCAGCGCGTCGCGTCCGCTGGGGCTGCTGAGCTCGTTCACGGACGAGGTCCGGGCACGCGGCGCGCGGCCCGGAGCGCAGGTGCTGCGCTTCGAGAATGCGCTCCCCACCCCCCACGAGGCGCTGACCCTCGGCCTCGCTCCCACCGAGCGGGTCTACCGGGTGCGGCGCCTGCGGTCGTCGGACGGCGAAGCGCTCGCGGTCGAGGAGAGCACGCTACCTGCCGCCCTGATCGGGCCGCTGTCCCCGGAGGACGTGACCGACGCGAGCCTCTACGCCCTGCTCGGCGCGCGGGGGGTGCAGCCGGCGCGCGCCGTGCGGCACCTGCGCGCCCTGAACGCCGAGGCCGAGCTCGCCGGGCTGCTCGGGGTCGAGCCCGGCGCCGCGCTGCTCGCCACCGAGCGGGTGTCGTGGACGGGGCAGGGGCAGGCGGTCGAGTACGCCCGGGCGTGGTACCGAGGGGACCGCTCGAATTTCGTGATGGAGCTGCGTGGAGACGCCGAGTGA
- a CDS encoding ABC transporter substrate-binding protein, translated as MLKRTTAALVSLALIGGALAAPKKVTGYSSLGVVNGKAGGTYTLALGDAPQSLFYYGAIDNNLGLVSQQLFDGLVEFNLANYKLEPALAESWTVTNNGRTYTFKLRSGVKWSDGQAFNADDVVFTYQNFIMNPEARAGDAGNFKLDGQPVTVKKVNDLTVQFDLPRAAPAFLLQQRYFIMPQHKLARFTGADVNKAWPTNVNEAEVVGTGPFKLSRYTAGQKVTLVKNPNYWKVDAAGTKLPYLNQLDFLIIRDPQAQASQFLAGNLDQLNISGAQFPDLKQREVAGAPFKVLRSTALFGSPPFVAYNFDAKDAALAKVFSDVRFRRAMQSALNRGRIIDTVYNGLASLPGHGVAPANKAFYTNTTRQLGTFDLAAAGRSLDAMGLSRKNAAGIRLLPNGKPLEFDLTYGTDSAVYPPIATILQNDFAKVGVKVNLKGILSSKLLSTGQSGDWEMILHAFGDQPDPELRRPIWQPGGALYYWHRSLMPAKDGDTPNLARMQPWEKQIYQIFADGATTPDAARRKALYTRWQLLFAQNLPVTPIAKPENIGAISNKYGNYVYNLGVIPGYNPVPLVYQK; from the coding sequence ATGCTCAAACGCACTACGGCAGCTCTCGTCAGCCTCGCCCTGATCGGGGGTGCCCTCGCCGCGCCCAAAAAAGTGACCGGCTACAGCTCGCTCGGCGTCGTCAACGGCAAGGCCGGCGGCACCTACACGCTCGCGCTCGGTGACGCGCCGCAGAGTCTCTTCTACTACGGCGCCATCGACAACAACCTCGGGCTGGTCTCGCAGCAGCTCTTCGACGGCCTCGTCGAGTTCAACCTCGCCAACTACAAGCTCGAACCCGCGCTCGCCGAGAGTTGGACCGTCACCAACAATGGCCGCACCTACACCTTCAAGCTCCGTTCCGGCGTCAAGTGGTCCGATGGTCAGGCCTTCAACGCCGACGATGTGGTCTTCACCTACCAGAACTTCATCATGAATCCCGAGGCCCGCGCGGGCGATGCCGGCAACTTCAAGCTTGACGGGCAGCCGGTGACGGTCAAAAAGGTGAACGACCTCACCGTGCAGTTCGACCTGCCGCGCGCCGCGCCCGCCTTCTTGCTCCAGCAGCGCTACTTCATCATGCCGCAGCACAAGCTCGCCCGGTTCACCGGCGCCGACGTGAACAAGGCGTGGCCGACCAACGTGAACGAGGCCGAAGTCGTCGGCACCGGCCCCTTCAAGCTCAGCCGCTACACCGCCGGGCAGAAGGTCACGCTGGTGAAAAACCCCAACTACTGGAAGGTGGATGCGGCCGGGACGAAGCTGCCGTACCTCAATCAGCTCGACTTCCTGATCATCCGCGACCCGCAGGCGCAGGCGTCGCAGTTCCTCGCCGGGAACCTCGATCAGCTCAACATCTCGGGCGCGCAGTTTCCCGACCTTAAGCAAAGGGAGGTCGCCGGCGCCCCCTTCAAGGTGCTGCGCTCGACGGCGCTGTTCGGCTCGCCGCCCTTCGTCGCCTACAACTTCGACGCCAAGGACGCGGCGCTCGCCAAGGTGTTCAGCGACGTGCGCTTCCGGCGGGCGATGCAGAGCGCGCTGAACCGGGGGCGCATCATCGATACGGTCTACAACGGCCTCGCCAGCCTGCCGGGCCACGGCGTCGCGCCGGCGAACAAGGCGTTTTATACCAACACCACCCGCCAGCTCGGCACCTTCGACCTCGCGGCGGCGGGGCGTTCACTCGACGCCATGGGGCTGAGCCGCAAGAACGCGGCGGGCATCCGGCTGCTGCCAAACGGCAAACCGCTCGAATTCGACCTCACCTACGGCACCGACTCCGCCGTGTACCCGCCGATCGCCACCATCCTCCAGAACGACTTCGCCAAGGTGGGGGTCAAGGTGAACCTCAAGGGCATCCTGTCGAGCAAACTGCTCTCGACCGGGCAGAGCGGCGACTGGGAGATGATCCTGCACGCGTTCGGCGACCAGCCCGACCCCGAACTGCGCCGGCCCATCTGGCAGCCCGGCGGCGCGCTGTACTACTGGCACCGCTCGCTGATGCCCGCAAAAGACGGCGACACGCCCAACCTCGCGCGGATGCAGCCCTGGGAAAAGCAGATCTACCAGATCTTCGCCGACGGCGCGACCACGCCCGACGCCGCCCGGCGCAAAGCGCTCTACACCCGCTGGCAACTGCTGTTCGCTCAGAACCTGCCGGTCACTCCGATTGCCAAGCCCGAGAACATCGGGGCGATCAGCAACAAGTACGGCAATTACGTGTACAACCTCGGCGTGATTCCCGGCTACAACCCGGTCCCGCTCGTCTACCAGAAGTAA
- a CDS encoding ABC transporter permease, whose protein sequence is MLIYALRRVLGMIPTLLVISVLCFAVIKLQPGSFVDQYLEDPRFSRETVEAITRQLGLDLPAWQQYLSWITGVVTRLDFGYSFASGAPVTSIIGERLGWTVFIAALTLGLTWLVAVPLGIYTAFNRHGVPAQIANFLGYVGLAIPDFLAALLLVVLVRQLGGTNVGGLFSPDMVDAPWSPAKVLDLLAHLWIPVLAVGLEGVAGLMRQMRASTLDVLNQDYVRTAKAKGISQRQVVWKHAVRNAINPLISLAGLSLPTLISGTIIISIVMSLPTIGPLLYDSLLNKDQYTAMTLLMLSAFLLLIGNLLADLALAWADPRVRYA, encoded by the coding sequence ATGCTGATCTACGCCCTGCGCCGCGTCCTCGGGATGATTCCCACCCTGCTCGTGATCTCGGTGCTCTGCTTCGCGGTGATCAAGCTGCAACCGGGCAGCTTCGTGGATCAGTACCTCGAAGACCCGCGCTTCTCGCGCGAGACCGTCGAGGCGATCACCCGGCAGCTCGGGCTCGACCTGCCCGCCTGGCAGCAGTACCTGTCGTGGATCACGGGCGTGGTCACGCGGCTCGATTTCGGCTACTCCTTCGCGTCGGGGGCGCCGGTCACCTCGATCATCGGGGAACGGCTCGGCTGGACGGTCTTTATCGCGGCGCTCACGCTGGGGCTGACCTGGCTGGTCGCGGTGCCGCTCGGGATCTACACGGCCTTCAACCGCCACGGCGTACCGGCACAGATCGCCAACTTCCTCGGCTACGTCGGCCTCGCCATTCCCGACTTTCTCGCGGCGCTGCTGCTCGTGGTGCTCGTGCGGCAGCTCGGCGGAACGAACGTGGGCGGACTGTTCAGCCCCGACATGGTGGACGCGCCGTGGTCCCCCGCCAAGGTGCTCGACCTGCTCGCGCACCTGTGGATTCCGGTACTCGCGGTGGGGCTCGAAGGCGTCGCCGGGCTGATGCGCCAGATGCGCGCGAGCACCCTCGACGTGCTGAATCAGGACTACGTGCGCACGGCCAAGGCCAAAGGCATCTCGCAGCGGCAGGTCGTGTGGAAACACGCGGTCCGCAACGCGATCAACCCGCTGATCTCGCTCGCGGGGCTGAGCCTGCCCACCCTGATCAGCGGGACCATCATCATTTCCATCGTGATGAGCCTGCCCACCATCGGGCCGCTGCTTTACGACTCGCTGCTCAACAAGGACCAGTACACGGCGATGACCCTGCTGATGCTCTCGGCCTTCCTGCTCCTGATCGGCAATCTGCTCGCCGACCTCGCGCTGGCGTGGGCCGACCCGCGCGTGAGGTACGCGTGA
- a CDS encoding ABC transporter permease produces MALAWRRYKKSKPGVIAGWVLIALYLIALLSPFLAPYSITAQHEGYEYQRPQAVHLVHQGRLMRPFVYGSKTERDPVTFARRTVPDTSTPVPIEWFVRGEPYSFFGVRSDLHLFGVPDGQDEYSEAVPRYFFPFGTDQLGRDLLSRTLVGAQVSMTVGVVGVLISFAIGIVLGGVSGYFGGWVDTLIQRVVEVLLSFPRLPILLALATLIPARWPSTWVYTGIVAVLALIGWASLARVVRGQVLAARGLEYVAAAQAVGASSLRVILRHIIPNLSSFLLVTATLALPGYILGESTLSFLGLGIKEPMTSWGLLLRDASRLEVVSSYPWLLLPGLFVFVSVLAFNFMGDALRDAADTQSR; encoded by the coding sequence ATGGCGCTCGCCTGGCGGCGCTACAAGAAGTCGAAGCCCGGCGTGATCGCGGGGTGGGTGCTGATCGCGCTGTACCTGATCGCGCTGCTCTCCCCCTTCCTCGCCCCGTACAGCATCACCGCGCAGCACGAGGGCTACGAGTACCAGCGGCCCCAGGCGGTGCATCTCGTCCACCAGGGCCGGCTGATGCGGCCTTTCGTCTACGGCTCGAAGACCGAACGCGACCCGGTGACCTTTGCCCGGCGCACCGTGCCCGACACGAGCACGCCGGTTCCGATCGAGTGGTTCGTGCGCGGGGAGCCGTACTCCTTTTTCGGGGTGCGCTCCGACCTCCACCTCTTCGGCGTGCCGGACGGCCAGGACGAGTACAGCGAGGCGGTCCCGCGCTATTTCTTCCCCTTCGGCACCGACCAACTCGGGCGCGACCTGCTCTCGCGGACGCTGGTGGGCGCGCAGGTGAGCATGACGGTGGGCGTCGTCGGGGTGCTGATCTCATTTGCCATCGGCATCGTGCTCGGCGGGGTGAGCGGGTATTTCGGCGGCTGGGTGGACACGCTGATTCAGCGGGTGGTGGAGGTGCTGCTCTCCTTCCCCCGGCTGCCGATCCTGCTCGCGCTCGCCACCCTGATTCCGGCGCGCTGGCCCTCGACCTGGGTGTATACCGGCATCGTGGCGGTGCTCGCCCTGATCGGCTGGGCGAGCCTGGCGCGGGTGGTGCGCGGGCAGGTGCTCGCCGCGCGCGGCCTGGAGTACGTGGCGGCGGCGCAGGCGGTGGGGGCGAGCAGCCTGCGGGTGATCCTGCGCCACATCATTCCCAACCTGAGTTCCTTTCTGCTCGTGACGGCGACCCTCGCGCTGCCCGGCTACATCCTCGGCGAGAGCACGCTCAGTTTCCTCGGCCTCGGCATCAAGGAACCGATGACGAGCTGGGGGCTGCTGCTGCGCGATGCGAGCCGGCTCGAAGTCGTCTCGTCCTATCCCTGGCTGCTGCTGCCGGGGCTGTTCGTCTTCGTCAGCGTCCTCGCCTTCAACTTCATGGGCGACGCCCTGCGCGACGCCGCCGACACGCAGTCCCGCTGA